The genomic region CGGCGATAGCAAACTGCTCAATTGCTACTGCGGGGACCTACACTGCAAGCGCAACGTGGGCAGGCACGACCACACTTGACGTGATATCTTCTGCAGCTATAGGTTTTGCACCATACTCTGTGACATTCGACAGCTCTCCTTCATCAGGCACGATAACGGCTGAAGGCCAAACATATACCAATGGCGAGTCAAATAACATAATAGGCACAGGCACCATAACTGCAAATCCGCCTACTGGATACAAGTTTGCCAAGTGGCTTGCAAGCAATTCAAACATCACATTTGGCAGCAACACATCTGGCTCCACAACGTTCACTGTGGAAGGCAACGGCATAATAACTGCAGTGTCTTTCGAACCGGCCCCGGTGTCAGTTACTTTCAACGACTCTCCAACAACCGGGTACATGGTGGTAAACGGCACAAAAAGGACAAATGGAGCGGTTGGGACCTTGACAACCGGCACACAGTATACCGCAAACGCTGTTGCGCCCTCAGGATTCAACTTTGCAAGGTGGGTCTTTTATCCTAGCGCAAACGCCACGATAAGCAATTCCATATCGGCAAATACTTCGATAATTATATATGGCACAGGTACGTTGAAGGCGTTTTTCAGCCCTCCTGGGATTGACCTTGGCGTTCCATTAACTACTAGCAGCACAACTTCTACTACGGGGTCTTCGCTCTCTTTGAATGTAGGCGGCAATTATAGAACATACTTATGGGGCGGAAGCGGATTAAACATTGACCAAAATGGCCCTATGTCTACGTTAACATGCGGCACATGGTCCATAAACGCGACCGCAATTGTCCATTCGGAACTGTGTGCTCCTTCGGCTATGACACCGATGGCAAACGTTACAGTCATTGCGAATTCGACTTCACACGTGGGAACATTCACTGGAGATTCCGACATTGGCGGAGATACTTATAATTATTCAGTATTGGCTGGCATGGGTGCAAACGTATTAATGGCCAATAAGGCGTTCGAGGCAACTACAAAAACCTCTCCATCAATAAACTTCACAACGACCGCTGCGAACAGCGTTGTATTCCTGCTGTTTGGCACATCCGGCACAGGCTCTGAAATATCAAGCCTGACTCTGCCTACAGGATGCAAACAGCAGGTCCTAACAACAGTCACAGTGAACGGAAGCGATGCGATAGCAAACTGCTCCATTGCTACTGCGGGGACCTACACTGCAAGTGCAACGTGGGCAGGCACGACCACACTTGACGTGATATCTTCTGCAGCTATAGGTTTTGCACCTTATGGAGTTACACTAGATGATAGTCCGTCTGGCGGTACTATAAGCGTAGCTGGCTCAACCTATTCATCAGGAATTATTGCACCGATAATAGGCACAGGCACCATAACTGCAAATCCGCCTACGACAGGCAATTGGTCTTTTGGTTCATGGAGCACTAGTAATTCTAATCTTACAGTATTAAGTGACACTTCAAATCCAACAGGATTAACTGTTATGGGTAGCGGAGTGATTACTGCGACGTGGAATGGATTGGCGAAATTCATAGAAAGCGGCTTGCCCAGCGCAACAACATGGAATGTGATATACGACAGCATATTGAATTCTTCAAGTACAAACACAATTTTGTTTTCAGTAGCGCCGGGAACATATTCCTTTTCTGTGGCTAACCAAGTGGTCAACGGTGCGACGTATATACCAACCCCTTCAACAGGCACACTATACTCCACTAACGCAATAGCCATAAATTTCGTCTCCACAACATCTACTACCACCACTACTACAACATCTACTTCAACAACTTCCACATCCACAACGTCTACAACATCCACTTCGACAACAAGTACAAGCACAACTAGCTCTGTGACTACAACAATCTATTCGAATGAATACGTCACATATGCAAATGAAATATCATCGTCTAACTCGTCATTGGACCTTCCCCCAGGCTACAAGACATATTTTTACCAGATTGCATTAGGGACTTCGGATTTAATAAATTATAATTTAAATGCAAAAATTAATTGGACGACGATTGAGAATTATACTACGACATACACAATACAATTTACGCTAGCAGAGCCATCGAAATTCATGCCTGTACGAGCAAGTACATTTGCAGATTACTCTAAAGAGCTGCAATTTCTAACTAGCCAGGTCACATACTACTTTAATTACACAAATATAGGGGATAGCACAGAACACGTAGGCACGGCCACGGAAGGTTTTACAAGCGGCGAAAGCCGTTATACCTCTCTTAGCGGAATAGGCATAGATCTGCTTCCTCAGAACGGCCAGCTGTTCGATACAAGCGGGCCTTCGTCTACATCGCCAACATTGAGCTTTACGGTTTCCAAAAATAACAGCTTTGCAATATTGATGTATTCTGCAGCTTATAACAGATCATTTTCTATAACCTATCCCGCAGGATGTTCGTTGATAGACAATGTCAGTGACAGCACTGGAATCGGCACAACGGCAATAAGCCTGTGCAGGCTTAATGCGGGATCGTATTCCACTTCAATGCATCCAAAAACGAATGACACATATTCTATGGTCTCATATGTATTCCCTCCGTATAGCGTGACTTTCAACGATAATCCAACCAGTGGCAGCATAAAATTGAATGGCACGCAATATTCAAGCGGCAGCACTGAAGAGCTGCTTGGCAGTTATAATATTACTGCGGTTGCACCATCGGGCTATTCGTTCAGCAACTGGTCAGTCAGCAATTCAATAAATTTGACAGTTACAAACCCGACTTCATCTGTAACTACATTGATCGTAGCCGGCAACGGCATAGTGACTGCAAACTATAAGACCACAGTTACTGAAACATGCACCATATCGCTTTCAGCCAACTCGATAAGCTTCGGAACGCTAGATGCAAA from Candidatus Marsarchaeota archaeon harbors:
- a CDS encoding PGF-pre-PGF domain-containing protein; this encodes MNGQASNARLNYASFSGSNETSSSNTLSQNTPANALTTSATTSTSTTTTIPQANLYAITFNTIPATGSIVFNSNTYTNGNTIQVAAGSYNANAIAPANFTFSDWSYTGNLTVASPTEPNAIFSVSGNGIITATFNALTTSTSSTSTIVSTVPPTTSNTNSNQQTANTINMQTVNFSISPTTGKLVLNTTITGPKVELNSKTGVVRSLVVALKSNGISVGITLTNQSALPQQLPELPKPYYEYIHVNGTVIKGPTGVAASAVSGFPKENDIDAYIANVTYNFIVPASWLEKYNISPGSVVLFKYFGNTSQWKVLPTELTGSNGIDYSYSALSDSFSSYVVGFTTNSSTSTTGRSLSLNVVGKYRTYLWAGAGLTEATGGPMSVLTCGTWSINATAIVHSELCAPSAMTPMANVTVIANSTSHVGTFTGDSDTGGADNYTVLAGIGANVIMAYKAFETTTNTSDSLSFTTTAANSVVFLLFGTSGFDSEISSLTLPTGCKQQVLTTVASTDGSAAIANCSIATAGTYTASATWAGTTTLDVISSAAIGFAPYSVTFDSSPSSGTITAEGQTYTNGESNNIIGTGTITANPPTGYKFAKWLASNSNITFGSNTSGSTTFTVEGNGIITAVSFEPAPVSVTFNDSPTTGYMVVNGTKRTNGAVGTLTTGTQYTANAVAPSGFNFARWVFYPSANATISNSISANTSIIIYGTGTLKAFFSPPGIDLGVPLTTSSTTSTTGSSLSLNVGGNYRTYLWGGSGLNIDQNGPMSTLTCGTWSINATAIVHSELCAPSAMTPMANVTVIANSTSHVGTFTGDSDIGGDTYNYSVLAGMGANVLMANKAFEATTKTSPSINFTTTAANSVVFLLFGTSGTGSEISSLTLPTGCKQQVLTTVTVNGSDAIANCSIATAGTYTASATWAGTTTLDVISSAAIGFAPYGVTLDDSPSGGTISVAGSTYSSGIIAPIIGTGTITANPPTTGNWSFGSWSTSNSNLTVLSDTSNPTGLTVMGSGVITATWNGLAKFIESGLPSATTWNVIYDSILNSSSTNTILFSVAPGTYSFSVANQVVNGATYIPTPSTGTLYSTNAIAINFVSTTSTTTTTTTSTSTTSTSTTSTTSTSTTSTSTTSSVTTTIYSNEYVTYANEISSSNSSLDLPPGYKTYFYQIALGTSDLINYNLNAKINWTTIENYTTTYTIQFTLAEPSKFMPVRASTFADYSKELQFLTSQVTYYFNYTNIGDSTEHVGTATEGFTSGESRYTSLSGIGIDLLPQNGQLFDTSGPSSTSPTLSFTVSKNNSFAILMYSAAYNRSFSITYPAGCSLIDNVSDSTGIGTTAISLCRLNAGSYSTSMHPKTNDTYSMVSYVFPPYSVTFNDNPTSGSIKLNGTQYSSGSTEELLGSYNITAVAPSGYSFSNWSVSNSINLTVTNPTSSVTTLIVAGNGIVTANYKTTVTETCTISLSANSISFGTLDANASVATDYDVTDTNLGNNAAYMLVYGGNWIGTGTFGVSNTLWSPLEGIPFTTANGLELTPVNTSITVPASTSNSIYFGLKVPGGARPGPYTQNIIIENSC